GCCGATCAGCGCCTCGTCCGACACCGCCTTTTTAGCCGCCCCGCCCCGCCGCGCCGGCGTCTCGACGGGCACATCGTACAACTCCAGCGCCTTCCCGATCAGGGTGCGCATCTCCTCCAGGTTTACGGGTTTCTGGAGATAATGGAACGCGCCCAGGCGCATGGCGTCCACGGCGGACTGGATGGAGGAATGGGCCGTCATGATGATGACCGGGACGGGCTTGTCCCGATCCGCCAGCGCATGGATGAGCTCGATCCCCGTCATCTCCGGCATCATCAAGTCGGTGAGGATGACGTCCGGCACTTCGTTCCGCTCCACCCGCTCCAGCATGGCCTGCGGGCTCACAAACGCCTGCGCATCGAAGCCAGCGCGGTTCAACACATTCACGAACAACTCGCCGATCTTCGGCTCGTCGTCTACGATGTAGATCCGTTTTTTTGCCACGTTTTGCTCGATGAGTGAACCTTCCAGGGCGCGTAAGCCCGTTCGGAGCCGGTGGGATCGGCCGTCGACCATCACCTCGGGTATCGGCCGGCGCCATCGGGAAATTAATTCCCCGGTTGGCACGCGGTCCCTCGCCACTGAATACCGGCCCCCGAAACGCCGCTGGACTTCCCGGGTAGGAGGACCACGACTCCTTCCACGCGCCGGCCGCCCGCATGCCTCGACCCCTGTTTTTCCTCGCCTCCCTGATCGCGCTCGCGGGGATCTCGGCGTGCCAGCCCGCTGCCCCGCCGGCGCCGGTGTCCGCGCTCGTCGACGACATCGGTGTCCCGCTGCCGGCCGCCCAGCCGCTGCGGATCGTCCCACTCGCCCCCAACATCACCGAACTCCTCTACGCCCTTGGCGCCGGCGACCGCGTGGTGGGCGTGAGCGTGGCGGACGACTACCCGCCGGCCATCGAGGGCCTGCCCCGCTTCAGCTCGCTCCCCATGGATTTCGAGGCGCTCGCCGCGCTCCGGCCCGACCTGCTCGTCGCCGCCACCCAGGTCAACAATCCCCGCGACGCCGAGCTGTTTGCGTCCCTCGGCATCCCGATCGCGTATTTCGACTTCGACGAGGTGGCCGATGTCTTCCGCGTCATGCGCACCCTCGGCGCCGCACTGGGCCTTCAGGCCTCGGCGGACTCCGCCGCGGCGCGGCTGGAAGCGGATTACGGGGAGATCCGACGCCTCACCGCCTCCGCCGATACCCGCCCCTCCGTCGTGTTCCTCATCGGCTCCGATCCCCTCTTTGCCTTCGGCCGGGGCAGCTACGTGCACGACATGATCGACGCCGCCGGCGGACGCAGCCTCACGGCCGAGATCGACACCCCCGCACCGACGCTCAGCGAAGAGTTTGTCCTCACCGCCGCGCCAGATGTCATCGCCGGGACACTGAGGGAAGGGGCGAGCGCCGAATTGGCCCGCCTGTACCCGTCCTGGCGGCTCACGCCGGCCCTCCGCGACGGCCGGATCTACCGCTTCGCGCCCTCGTTATTCCTGCGCCCCGGGCCGCGGCTCGTCGAGGGCGCCCGCCAGCTTGCCCGGCAGCTCCACCCGGACATATTCGCGCGTCTGGACGGCGCGGGATCATGAGCCGGGTCGTCGCCGGCTATGCCGGGCTCATCCTTGCCTGCGTCGCGACCGTAATCGCCGCGCTCGGGCTCGGGCACAGCGGCGTCACGGCCGGCCAGGTGAGTGAGGTGCTCTGGCGTCACCTCACCCTCGATCCTTCCCCCGCACCCAACGCCGTCGCCGACCAGATCGTGTGGCTCATCCGCCTTCCCCGGCTTGTGCTGGCGCTGGCGATAGGCGGTGGTCTCGCCGTAGTGGGAATCGCCATGCAGACGCTCGTACGCAACCCCCTCCCCGCGCCGTACATCCTCCGGCCGTCGCGCGGCGCGTCGGCCGGCGCGTCGTTGTTTTATCTGGGATTCCTCCCCCCGATCCTTTCCCTGCACCTCTCGCTCCCGCTGGCCGCGTTTCTGGGGGGATTGATGACCATGGGCGTTGTTTACTTCGTGGCCCGGGAGGATGGCGACGTATCCGTCGTGCGGCTGCTGCTGGCCGGCGTGGCGATGTCCGCCCTGATGGGCGCGCTCAGCGCGTTCGCCACGTTCGCTTCGCCGGAGTTGGAGAAGATGAAAACCGTGATGTTCTGGCTACTCGGCTCGCTGGCCGGCGCGCGCTGGGGAGATCTCGGCCTGCCCGTGGTGGCCTCCGTTGGCAGCGCCGCGGTGTTGATGGCCCTCGCGCGTCCGCTGGATGCCTTGTTGCTGGGCGACGAGGCGGCGGCGAGCCTCGGGGTACCCGTCCGCCGCCTCAAGCAGGTGCTGCTGGTGCTGGCCGCGTTTGTCACCGGCAGCCTGGTCGCCGCCGCCGGCGCCATCGGGTTTGTGGGACTCATCGTGCCGCATGCCGTCCGCTCCCTCATCGGCGTGCCCCACCGCCGGCTGGTGCCGGCGTGTTTCCTGGCCGGCGCGTTGTTCCTCACCTGGGCGGACACCGCCGCGCGCCTCCTCCTCTACCCCACCGAGCTGCCCATTGGCATCGTCACCGCCCTGTGCGGCGTCCCGTTTTTCCTGTATTTGATCCGCCGGAAGGGGTATCGG
The nucleotide sequence above comes from Rhodothermales bacterium. Encoded proteins:
- a CDS encoding helical backbone metal receptor, which translates into the protein MPRPLFFLASLIALAGISACQPAAPPAPVSALVDDIGVPLPAAQPLRIVPLAPNITELLYALGAGDRVVGVSVADDYPPAIEGLPRFSSLPMDFEALAALRPDLLVAATQVNNPRDAELFASLGIPIAYFDFDEVADVFRVMRTLGAALGLQASADSAAARLEADYGEIRRLTASADTRPSVVFLIGSDPLFAFGRGSYVHDMIDAAGGRSLTAEIDTPAPTLSEEFVLTAAPDVIAGTLREGASAELARLYPSWRLTPALRDGRIYRFAPSLFLRPGPRLVEGARQLARQLHPDIFARLDGAGS
- a CDS encoding iron ABC transporter permease, producing the protein MSRVVAGYAGLILACVATVIAALGLGHSGVTAGQVSEVLWRHLTLDPSPAPNAVADQIVWLIRLPRLVLALAIGGGLAVVGIAMQTLVRNPLPAPYILRPSRGASAGASLFYLGFLPPILSLHLSLPLAAFLGGLMTMGVVYFVAREDGDVSVVRLLLAGVAMSALMGALSAFATFASPELEKMKTVMFWLLGSLAGARWGDLGLPVVASVGSAAVLMALARPLDALLLGDEAAASLGVPVRRLKQVLLVLAAFVTGSLVAAAGAIGFVGLIVPHAVRSLIGVPHRRLVPACFLAGALFLTWADTAARLLLYPTELPIGIVTALCGVPFFLYLIRRKGYRFG